TACAAACTTGGAATATTAACTCAAATTTCTGATGTAAAATAGCTAAGTGAACCAAAGCATCTGTATTATATTACAGCCACATTGGCTGCAATATTGCATCTGCGACTCGATAACGCCCTTTCATGACTGTTACCGTGATTGGTAGCTCGTTCTTGTACCATTGGCTACAGTAGCATCCAAGTGGATAAAATATGCTCTCCTTCAGCATCTTGTTCGTATGGGTGGATAAAATTTGCCCTGTCTAAGTTTTCACTACCATCTCAGTTACAGTCGTACGTGTTATCTCTCACAGTATTTTCTTTACTATGGACGAAGTCAGCGTTCGCTGTAAAATACTAGGATTCTTAATGATCAAGGTAGGGTCTAAATCTTGTGGTAAAAATGAGGTTTAATGTCTAGTTTGTTGACATATTATATGTTCTGATTGGCATGTCCTATATGAATCTAATCCTTTTTGGCTTATAAGGTAACTATATGTTGAACCGATGTGATGAAATTACCCCTTTTTCATCATGTGTTGGTGTTTTTTTTATGGCTTTGGCAATCCTtccttttgattatttcttctgTTTTATTTCCTTCATAGAACTTCTGGAATAAAAGTGAGAGTGATGAAGACCATGGCGGTGAAAGTGTGTCATCTGTTTTAAGACCACTCTCAGATGTTAACCGTGACACATGTGTGCATAACCGGTATTTAGACTCTTCCTTTATGTTAATTTAAGGCTCTTGGACGTTTGTCATGTTTCTATTGTCATATGTTGATCACAACTTATGTATCAAATAATTTGCTGTGTACATCCAACGCCCCCTACCTTGCCGTGGGCAGGAGACCCTTTAGGGCACTGGAGTAATGGTTGATTATACTAGTCTAGCCCCTCTTTCTGCAACATATGGCTTTCTATCTTTTGTTCTTAACTGGTTTCGACATCAATAGTTACTGCATTTATTATTTTGATTTGGATTAGTGATGAAGTGCGGGAATTTGAGCCTTGTTCTAAACTTGAAGATCTCAATTTGGAAGTTAGACAAAATTCGGAAAAGAGGTACCTAACCAATGCCCTGATAATTTGTTCCTTGGTCATTTTTGTGTATTTGTCCTGAACTCGTAACCCTTGGGGAGGAAATTTGGTGAGAGATCGTGGACCTAGTTTGAAGCCTGATCCATTAACGATGAAAACGAAATGTTTTTGTATATTTGGAAGGACATGGTAGCTTGCTATCAGCTAGTTTTCCTTATCTTGCCAAAGGTGTTATAATCAGTACAGGGATCAAGTATTAGGACAGTATTTTATAAGAACTCATCCTTTATTACGAGTATTTGTTATATTTTGACTGTCCAATGGCGAGTTGGTAACAGCTAAAGCTTTCGGATAAGTTGCATGAAGGCGCATTGTGTAAACAACAATACAACAACGCTTTGAGATTTAgtgaatttttttattattttcacAGTTGATATTGTCTAATACATTATTGATTTGTCAAATATCTGTATTGTTGAACTAAATCAAAATTGGTTTCATGCTTAACTTTTGTGAATCGACTAAGGAGATAGAAGAGATTATTTATTTTCTGATTCTTTATTTTGTGGTCAATTGctgaataacaaaatctttgatcTAGTAGAAATGAAATTTTCCACACCGGGGTTCCTTCGTTGTAAAAAATGCAACTATGAAACTTTTATGACTAAACTGCTTTAATATTCTAATGCTGCTAAGCACTTAATGAATTAAGTGCTCGTATAACATGGTAATGTGACGTAAGGTTTTTACTCTGTAAGATTTTCATCTTAATTGATGCCGTAAAGCCTCTTAAATATCCCGATGATAGACTAATGATACTGTTTGAATTTAAGGAATCCCAGTACTAAAAATAAATAGTGGCCTTTTTGGTTTCTTATCTTTTTTCTTCCTAATTCTTGTCCAATTACATAACTGCATAAAATTCGATAGCGAGGTACGATTTGGTAAAACCAGGTTGAAGAATGGTTCATATGCATTATCTATGAAACTGCAAGGTTTCGTTGATGTAAGTTGAAAAGCTTTTGCTATTCCAAATGCGAATCGAATGACTAGCTTGATTTCCTTTACACGTTTGGATGCAATCATATAGGGAAAAGAGGGCCGGGGATGGAATAAAGGAAAAAGGAGGGAGGGGAAAGGGAGGGTGAATAGGGTGATTTCGTTTTCCTTTTGAATATTCAGTATGTTGGGaggatttgaatttggattgtAGGAGGGAGAATGGATCCCTTCATTTCCCTCCCTTCCATTCCATCCAACTcaatttgctaaccaaacaaagggAAATCTTCCGCCCCTTCCCTCTCCTGCCTTTCCTTCCTAGTCCCTTCATCCAAACATGGGGTTAGTCCTATTGTAGAACGTATTTGAATGGATCTGACTCAACTGAGGAATGCAATTATTTTATGACATGTATGTAGCCCCATTGCCCCACTTTTCTCCTCACAGAAAATGGGTCCATGGGGCTAATTCAATAAAATGGAGGAGTATTGTCTAATCTTAGGATGTAATGTAGAATGGAACAGCAACTCTTTTACTGCTGCTGCCTGTTGTTACTTTGGATAGCTAGTTTCCTGCATGGCGGACCGCATTTTACTTATTATATCTGTTCTGTAAATTATAATTCTGGGTGGTAGGCTCCGTAGTGATTCAGTAATCACTGTTTGTGTAAAatatagtgttttttttttttgcaaactgtAACAGATTTTTTCTGTAGGCAGGAACATGTTCTTTTTCATGAAGTGATATTCTCAACTCCAGATAAACCCAAGCTTCTTAGTCAGGTATGTTCAGATGAGAGTTCTGCGCCTATAGGCCATTCATCCTTTTCATCTGAAGCATGTGATATACTTTGTATATTAATATCAGAGATATTATTATCATTAAAAGTTCATGAACAAACTTGTCTAATCTCAAATAATGTGGCCATTTGTTATGTTATGCAACTGTTCCTTCCTCCATTGTGATATTGCTCTTAGTGGTTCATGTTTACTAGAAAAGCTGAGAACATTTACTAATGGTCATATATAAGAGGGAGTCTAGAAACATTGTCATGGAAACAGTTTTATGAGCCTTAACAAATTAAGCACCCTGTAAATACTCTGTATTTAATTGCTCTGTAGATATATGGTGCAGTGTGAAGATCGTATCACCATCCAACCAATTTCACTAGATCCTTTACTGCTTTTATTGGACACTCTAAAAAGACTACTAACAACTTCATGATGTGTGATATTTTTCAGCTTTCCGCGTTGCTTTCTGACTTGGGGCTTAACATTCGTGAAGCTCATGTATTCTCAACAACTGATGGTTACTCTCTGGATGTATTTGTTGTGGACGGGTGGTCTATTGAGGTACTATTTCTCTACTGCTTGAGTTTAGGGCATTGTGATATGAATTTTATAGTTCTCGTTTTTTCTCTTACTGTTTCTTTTATTTGTATGTATTATTTTTTATCACCTATTGGTCTCGTTGTTAGACTTTTGCTGATACCTGAAACCCGACTCTTTTCACATACTAAAAGAATATTGGATACTTGAATATTTTCTCAGCTTCTTTTGGGGTGGATGTGGGAGTTTTTTTTTTCATCGTGATTGGAGGGAGTCTTGTATGGCATGATATTGATCAGTAGAATGTGCCTGCATCATTACTTTCTTCTGATAATTTTAACTTTATAAGTATTAAAACAATATCGATCAAAGACATGGAAGGGGTAACACCCATGTACTAAAAGACACCAATGGGGGTGACACATTTACAGAAGAAGTGTTGGATGCTGAAGCTCTAATGGTAATGTCATTTACATAAAGAAGAAAAGTCGTGTGCTTTTTCTAATAATCACGCACTCACGCGTTACACATCGAAAGAAAATCTAAATTGAGCCTCCTTTAATAGCAACCCAGAGTGTATGAGATATTTACACGTTTAGCTGACGGATTTATATTCTACACGAAAGTTTACTTTATAACGTACCTCAAATAGAAGCTGTATAAGCTGTAGCCTGTAGGACCTCAAGGACTGAGGGGGATGTTGCTTGTAGGCAAGAAAGGATCAAAGGGAGAGCTGCTTGACATGCAGATAATTCTTGGGAGTGGTGCTGCAGAGGAGTATCTGCTTTGCAAGTGGTCAATGAAAAAGTGATGTGGTTGGATTTGGTACCATGGATTTAAAATGTGTTATTAGTTGCAAAGAATTGGAATTAGGATATCGCCAATGTGGCTGCAATTTTAAACGTGTTTACCATGTGTTAAAATCTCGACTTTGTCTCAAGATCcgaaaattaaatttgttttccCTGCTTGTAACATATCTTCTCTTATTATATATCCAGCATTTGCTAATATTCCGGTTTATCATTAAAAAGTTCATGTTTCCCAAAACTTTTCCCTACAAATAACAGTTATTATCTAATCGAACTGTGGTAATTAAGTAACGGCAATATTTTGAAATATCGGTTGTCTGTGGCAAAAATATCGGCATTTTGATCTATGCGTGATATAACTTGAAATAACTCGACGGCATGTAAAAAATAATCTCAAGAAACAGTTGAAAGGAAAATTAATCTCAAGAAACAGTTAAAAGGAAAAATAATCTCAAGAAACAGTTAAAAGAAAAATAATCTCAAAAAACAGTTAAAAGGTTCATTTTACCCATTGTATAAATCTCCCATCTTCCTGTTTCTCTTGAATCTTCACTTAATACTTAATAGCATACCCAAGCATTATTACTTGTACTACTAATCTCTTCCTGGATAAATTTTGACTTATCCCTCTTTTATAATTGAGTAATGTGCTTTGGTTGATGACTTTGTACTGTTTGACTTTTGTGATTGTCGGGAATACATGTATCAAATTTTGCAGCATTTGTGTACCGTTTAGCCTAATAGAAAAAGAGTTATTAAGTTCAAAAACGATGGTTCTTGAATAAGGATGATGGGTAATTATTATGAGGCGAATGGGGAGCATATTCCTTGCTTTTTGTTTGTTGTTATCCTGAACTACCGCTGGAGACATATTTTATGCTTTATGGGCTTGTCTTGTAATTGTATATTGCATTAATACTTTTATGCAGCAGGATCTTCATTTCAGTCAATTTGTTGTTGACTTTGCGATGTTATACTCAGGATGCTGATAGCTTGCACAAAGCTATGGAAGAAGCAATAATCAGGAGTGAGGTAAACGTTTACATTCGTGATTTTATTTGATTTCATGTTTCTGAGAAGCTTGTTAGGGTCATTGATTGCTGTCATGTTCATTTTTGGCCATTTTTTTAGTTTTGCCTTTGATTATGTCACCAAAGGGAACTTCAGTTATGATAAACTTGTACGAATAAATAGGGCTCGTGGTCTGGCTCAGTGCATTCTCAGTTCCCAGTGGATAATGCATTAGCTACTCAAGCTGAGCCGGGGAAATGGGAGATTGATAGAAAGCTGTTAAAGATAGGAGAAAAGATTGCATCTGGATCTTGTGGTGATCTGTGAGTTGAATTGCTTCTCATTTTTACAGTATATGTTTTTTTctctgtttttctttttttgtttgcaACCTAATGTTTCTTTTTATTTCTTCTTTCTGGTCATTGACAAAGGTATCGTGGACTTTACCTTGGTCAAGATGTGGCTATCAAGTTTCTCAAATCTGAGCATTTAAGTGAAGGATCAGAGGATGAATTTGCTCAAGAGGTTGATATACTAAGGTGAGGTGTTGATGTTTCTTTCAGTGATAATTATTGCTCTCTAATGCTGAGGCATCCACATATGTGCTTTAAGGTGACAGTAGACGAGAAATGAAGACATAATGTTGCAACACCTAGTGGACCCTTAAAAGCTCCACCGTTTTATACCGCCATATCTAATAAGAAGGCAGCCGTTAACATTTTAGCTGAAATCAGAGAGGTCTATCGACTTGGTGTTGGTAAGGAAATATAAAAAGTTGAGAACATGGAAGAAGGCTGACAACCCAGTCTATCAGTCACTACTTTATCCGTATGCAAACTCCCTGCTAGGTAAAACAAGAGATAATTTCTGACAAATAACAGTACACATTAGTAGCGAGTGTCAATCGATACTAAGAGGCTTATTCTAGATGGCCCACGATAAATATATAAAGCAAAAAATTCAAAGGAGCTTTAGAAGCAAGAGTCGTCGTGTGTTGGTAATATTTTTTTTGTTATCGATGGCTTGATATTTTGTTAATTCTTAAGTATGAGGATGTAGTGTAATGTGTTGAATGAAGACCCCTTCTATTGTTTCTGCGGTATCACCAAAAATAGTTTTTGTGTGCAGACAAGTACAGCATGAAAATGTGGTCCGCTTTATTGGTGCATGTACAAAGTCTCCTAATTTGTGCATTGTGACAGGTATTGTATTCTGTACTTTTTCGTAAATTTTAACAAGGATATGTAGGAAGTGTGATATAAATTTGAATTGTGATGAAGTATCTAGCATTTGGCTTAGTAAATTTCATCCCCCAAATTTTATCATCAAGAACAATGGAACCAGAAATATGGTGTGGTGCAGTGGGAAAGGAAAATCAGTAATGCCACCCgtttgtttttggaatttttttttctttgataATTACTTAGTTTGACTTTTCTTTTATACTGATGTGGATTTGCCGACGTCCATGGTGCCTGTTTGTGCTGTTCTTGACTGCATGATTACGATGATTTACTTTGTTGTTCTTTTCCTTGCGCAGAATACATGCCTGGAGGAAGTCTCTATAACTATCTTCACAGAAATAGAAAGAACTTGCAGCTGTCTGAGCTGTTGAAATTTGCAACTGATGTTTCCAAAGGGATGGAATACTTGCATCACAGTAATATAATCCATAGGGACCTCAAAACAGCAAACTTACTCATGGATACTCTTCAAGTATGTGCTTTGTATCTTACAGATTCTTAGTTAAGCTCTGTGGTCACTTCGAATTTTTTCCCGTAACTCTATGCTTTCATGTTTGATACTTTGCCTGACGTGATTTGTAATACTGTAACTATCCAATCAAAAGTTGTAGGTTGGTATGTGGCACCAGTATGAATGATTAAGTCTATGGATTGACATTTTGATGACGTTTTATCTACTTATAGATTTGTTAATGATAAAAATGACTGTTGACCATAGTGCCCTGTAGTTTATGCTCCTATGGaaattattttttatattacACTTTAGAGAGTAAATCTGTGTGAGTTGCTTCCACGGTTAGTCAGGTTGCCCTTGATGCTTCAATCTTCAAAACAAAACCCCGGCATAATTAAAACTCTGATAACGGGAAATAACTGTCTAACCCTTGGCCGTGTTCAAAAATTCTGATGCATGGCCTGAAATTGGCAACATCTATACTCTATAGCTTCTTGTTGTTCATTGCGTTCAAGATATTCAATGCTCCTCTCGGATATTGTTGTAGTTAGGAAGTACTAGTAGCCTAAGTGTGATAGAAGTACTAACTTCGTTCAGCTATTAGCTTCAAGGGGAATAAAAAGGTGGAGGTGTGAGTGAGAGGCTTAGACTAAGGCTGAGTTGGGATTTGAGAATGGGGAAAGCTGCTCTATGAATTATTCATCTAATTTAATCGGTGATTCAACTTGATGTTATAGATGTTAAATGCTGTGCTCTCTGAGTATTAGCCTCTCCCTTCCTTACTCTGCACTACAAAATATTTCTGGTTGTAAATTTGTGACCATAGGTTCAACCTGAAATTCTGAGTAGTGGTTTTAAATGATGTTGTGGCTTCAGTCCTTCATTCTTATTTTTTGAAGCTCTGAAAGCTGATTTTTACTTTGTTTCTTGAAGACTGTAAAGGTGGCAGACTTTGGTGTTGCTCGTTTTCTGCACCAAGAGGGAGTGATGACTGCAGAAACTGGAACGTATAGATGGATGGCACCTGAGGTTTGATCCTGTTAATTTTAAAGAATATTTTAGGGCAAACATTATTTGGTGTGTATGAGTCTTACATTACAGTACTTTTTCCTTATCGGCTCTTGACGAAGATGTTTATCTCCCCCTCCCTCCCACCTGTTCCTCGTTCTTTTTGTATATTCATTGGTAACCTGCACATTCTCCCCTTGAGCATGTAGCGAGTAGTGACCGCAATGGGCTTTTCATTGTTTTTTGTTTCTTTCTAAAAAAAATTGTGGTGGGGTTTTCATTTTGGTTAGGTTTTGTATTGTCTTTTCGATGAGCCAAAATGAAAATTGCATCGAGAATTGCTTGTACTTTGCAAGAGAAAGAAGCGCAGCCAAGAGTCATATGCTTTATTACATCATAATTCAAAACCAAGGCATAAGTGTCATTGCCTTCACTGGAAATCTGGAATTCTGtcaaaagatttttttttttttttgttatgttcTCACTTCAATGATGCCTTGAACTCTGAATAAATTGGTTTATGTTCAGGGTTTAAACTTAATCATtgaaatttctctttttttttcctcaAGTTCTTCAGGGTTTGAACTTAACATTGAAATTTATCTTTTTTTCCCTCAAGTTTGTGAATTAGAGTTCCTTATCATGTGCAAAGGGATTGGTACTGAACTGCCGAGTGTGATATTTCTATGTTTCAAGGTCATAAATCATCAGCCGTATGACCAGAAAGCTGATGTTTTTAGTTTTGCCATTGTACTGTGGGAACTCGCAACAGCCAAGGTATTATTTCTGACGTTCAGCTTTCCTCTTCCAAACATTGTAATAATGTGAATATGCAGCTGTGCTGAAATAGTTCTGGAATTTGATCTTTAGGTTCCATACGAGAACATGACTCCGTTGCAAGCTGCATTGGGAGTGAGACAGGTACTAAAAACACTATGCATGACCTTTGGTTAATGTACTAACCATTCTATTAGCACTGTTTAGAATCTTAACCTTCCTAT
This sequence is a window from Silene latifolia isolate original U9 population chromosome 8, ASM4854445v1, whole genome shotgun sequence. Protein-coding genes within it:
- the LOC141596321 gene encoding serine/threonine-protein kinase STY46-like isoform X2; the encoded protein is MEFIEGVGESSSPPRSYGGVGGILYDIRNDVYNRLIEIGNDEAVTNPDFRDVLDSHFNRLPSSYGLDVNIDRAEDVLLHRKLLALAKGSEKQPVFHVRYLENFWNKSESDEDHGGESVSSVLRPLSDVNRDTCVHNRQEHVLFHEVIFSTPDKPKLLSQLSALLSDLGLNIREAHVFSTTDGYSLDVFVVDGWSIEDADSLHKAMEEAIIRSEGSWSGSVHSQFPVDNALATQAEPGKWEIDRKLLKIGEKIASGSCGDLYRGLYLGQDVAIKFLKSEHLSEGSEDEFAQEVDILRQVQHENVVRFIGACTKSPNLCIVTEYMPGGSLYNYLHRNRKNLQLSELLKFATDVSKGMEYLHHSNIIHRDLKTANLLMDTLQTVKVADFGVARFLHQEGVMTAETGTYRWMAPEVINHQPYDQKADVFSFAIVLWELATAKVPYENMTPLQAALGVRQGLRPELPENTHPRLLNLMKRCWDTVPANRPSFSVIRVELEELQLSVQESSSNTNSN
- the LOC141596321 gene encoding serine/threonine-protein kinase STY46-like isoform X1 yields the protein MEFIEGVGESSSPPRSYGGVGGILYDIRNDVYNRLIEIGNDEAVTNPDFRDVLDSHFNRLPSSYGLDVNIDRAEDVLLHRKLLALAKGSEKQPVFHVRYLENFWNKSESDEDHGGESVSSVLRPLSDVNRDTCVHNRDEVREFEPCSKLEDLNLEVRQNSEKRQEHVLFHEVIFSTPDKPKLLSQLSALLSDLGLNIREAHVFSTTDGYSLDVFVVDGWSIEDADSLHKAMEEAIIRSEGSWSGSVHSQFPVDNALATQAEPGKWEIDRKLLKIGEKIASGSCGDLYRGLYLGQDVAIKFLKSEHLSEGSEDEFAQEVDILRQVQHENVVRFIGACTKSPNLCIVTEYMPGGSLYNYLHRNRKNLQLSELLKFATDVSKGMEYLHHSNIIHRDLKTANLLMDTLQTVKVADFGVARFLHQEGVMTAETGTYRWMAPEVINHQPYDQKADVFSFAIVLWELATAKVPYENMTPLQAALGVRQGLRPELPENTHPRLLNLMKRCWDTVPANRPSFSVIRVELEELQLSVQESSSNTNSN